In Micromonospora sp. WMMD980, the following are encoded in one genomic region:
- the pdhA gene encoding pyruvate dehydrogenase (acetyl-transferring) E1 component subunit alpha: MGPPHVQEVPAVTTTPQAVRRASPRTRRPATPAAPDPTAGLLPQHEPVRLLDPDGTALPARDDYPEPPVEALREMYRRMVVGRRFDTQATALTKQGRLAVYPSARGQEACQVGGVLALRDSDWVFPTYRESLALTARGLDPVEVLTLLRGDWHCGYDPAVTRTAPQCTPLATQTVHAAGLAYGESYQGRDTVALAFIGDGATSEGDFHEGVNFAAVFKAPVVFLVQNNKYAISVPLSRQTAAPSLAYKGVGYGVPSEQVDGNDPVAVLAVLNRAVAHARAGQGPYLVEAHTYRMEPHTNADDQTRYRDAEEVEAWRDRDPIARLEAHLRSRGVLDDAAVTAVAEEAEAYASALRRRMDEQPTVDPLSLFDHVYAEPTPQLVEQRELVRAELAAARDEEGDA, encoded by the coding sequence GGCCGGCCACCCCGGCCGCCCCCGACCCGACGGCCGGCCTGCTGCCGCAGCACGAGCCGGTCCGGCTGCTCGACCCGGACGGCACCGCGCTACCGGCCCGTGACGACTACCCCGAGCCGCCGGTCGAGGCGCTGCGCGAGATGTACCGGCGGATGGTCGTCGGCCGCCGCTTCGACACCCAGGCCACCGCGCTGACCAAGCAGGGCCGCCTCGCCGTCTATCCGTCCGCGCGCGGCCAGGAGGCCTGCCAGGTCGGCGGCGTGCTCGCGCTGCGCGACTCGGACTGGGTCTTCCCCACCTACCGGGAGTCGCTGGCGCTGACCGCCCGCGGCCTCGACCCGGTCGAGGTGCTCACCCTCCTGCGCGGCGACTGGCACTGCGGGTACGATCCGGCGGTCACCCGCACCGCGCCGCAGTGCACCCCGCTCGCCACCCAGACCGTGCACGCCGCCGGGCTGGCCTACGGCGAGTCCTACCAGGGGCGCGACACCGTGGCGCTCGCGTTCATCGGCGACGGCGCGACCAGCGAGGGCGACTTCCACGAGGGCGTCAACTTCGCCGCCGTGTTCAAGGCCCCGGTCGTGTTCCTGGTGCAGAACAACAAATACGCGATCAGCGTGCCGCTGTCCCGGCAGACCGCCGCGCCCAGCCTGGCCTACAAGGGCGTCGGCTACGGGGTGCCCAGCGAGCAGGTCGACGGCAACGACCCGGTGGCCGTGCTGGCGGTGCTGAACCGCGCCGTCGCGCACGCCCGCGCCGGCCAGGGCCCGTACCTGGTCGAGGCGCACACCTACCGGATGGAGCCGCACACCAACGCCGACGACCAGACCCGCTACCGCGACGCCGAGGAGGTCGAGGCGTGGCGCGACCGCGACCCGATCGCCCGGCTGGAGGCCCACCTGCGGTCCCGGGGCGTGCTCGACGACGCCGCGGTCACGGCGGTCGCCGAGGAGGCCGAGGCGTACGCCTCGGCGCTGCGCCGGCGGATGGACGAGCAGCCCACGGTCGACCCGCTCAGCCTCTTCGACCACGTCTACGCCGAGCCCACCCCGCAACTGGTCGAGCAGCGGGAACTGGTCCGGGCCGAGCTGGCCGCGGCCCGCGACGAGGAGGGGGACGCCTGA
- a CDS encoding alpha-ketoacid dehydrogenase subunit beta, which produces MAAVTMAKALNAALADALLDDERVVVFGEDVGQLGGVFRITDGLQARFGDKRCFDTPLAEAGIVGFAVGLAMSGLRPVVEMQFDAFAYPAFEQIASHVAKLRNRTRGALSVPIVIRVPYAGGIGGVEHHCDSSEAYYAHTPGLKVVTPATVDDAYSLLRAAIDDPDPVVFLEPKKLYFASAEAELPARTAPIGTAVVRRPGTDATLVAYGPAVPVALAAAEAAREEGWDLEVVDVRSIVPFDDATVTESVRRTGRCVVIQEAQGFAGVGAEIAARVQERCFHALHAPVLRVSGLDIPYPAPMLEHTHLPSVDRVLDAVARLQWDDQPDTRWVAA; this is translated from the coding sequence ATGGCCGCCGTGACCATGGCGAAGGCGCTCAACGCCGCGCTCGCCGACGCGCTGCTCGACGACGAGCGGGTGGTCGTCTTCGGTGAGGACGTCGGTCAGCTCGGCGGCGTCTTCCGGATCACCGACGGGTTGCAGGCCCGCTTCGGCGACAAGCGCTGCTTCGACACCCCGCTCGCCGAGGCGGGCATCGTCGGCTTCGCGGTCGGCCTGGCCATGTCCGGGCTGCGACCCGTGGTGGAGATGCAGTTCGACGCGTTCGCCTACCCGGCGTTCGAGCAGATCGCCTCGCACGTGGCGAAGCTGCGCAACCGGACCCGGGGCGCGCTCAGCGTGCCGATCGTGATCCGGGTGCCCTACGCCGGCGGCATCGGCGGGGTGGAGCACCACTGCGACTCGTCCGAGGCCTACTACGCGCACACCCCCGGGCTGAAGGTGGTCACGCCGGCCACCGTCGACGACGCGTACTCATTGCTGCGCGCCGCGATCGACGACCCGGACCCGGTGGTGTTCCTGGAGCCGAAGAAGCTCTACTTCGCCAGCGCCGAGGCGGAGCTGCCGGCGCGCACCGCCCCGATCGGCACGGCGGTGGTTCGCCGGCCCGGCACCGACGCGACGCTCGTCGCGTACGGCCCGGCGGTGCCGGTGGCGCTGGCCGCGGCGGAGGCGGCCCGCGAGGAGGGTTGGGACCTGGAGGTGGTCGACGTGCGCAGCATCGTGCCGTTCGACGACGCCACCGTCACCGAGTCGGTCCGCCGTACCGGCCGGTGCGTGGTGATCCAGGAGGCGCAGGGCTTCGCCGGTGTCGGCGCCGAGATCGCCGCCCGGGTGCAGGAGCGCTGTTTCCACGCGCTGCACGCCCCGGTGCTGCGGGTGTCCGGGCTGGACATCCCGTATCCGGCGCCGATGCTGGAGCACACCCACCTGCCGTCGGTCGACCGGGTCCTGGACGCCGTGGCCCGGTTGCAGTGGGACGACCAGCCCGACACCCGGTGGGTGGCGGCATGA
- a CDS encoding dihydrolipoamide acetyltransferase family protein, whose translation MSERTERTERPDTSATVGTRDFLLPDLGEGLSEAEIVEWRVAVGDVVTVDQTVVEVETAKAVVDVPCPYPGRVVALHGAAGEVRPVGQPLITIAALDGEDAADPHATYREEERAGSGNVLIGYGTGHGGPGRRRRRPRLSVAPEPRTPAPADSGSGPVSPAGSSAVTGVSPGASAPDGSPAPAGRASDPARTGGPAPAPLVISPIVRRLAKERGVDLASLRGTGPGGVIRRSDVETALSAPAARLAAVPDAPDAQFAPTGDGDVVVPLTGIRKVIADKLSRSRREIPEVTIWVDVDATGLLETRTAINAATPAAPVSILALLARICLSGLRKYPQLNARVDTAGERIVQSAGVHLGIAAQTDRGLVVPVLRDAQRLTTAELAGALAETTAAARAGTLPPARLTGGTFTLNNYGVFGVDGSTPIINHPEAALLGVGRIVDKPWVVDGQLAVRKVTQLSLTFDHRVCDGGVAGGFLRHVADCVERPALLVANV comes from the coding sequence ATGAGCGAACGCACCGAGCGCACCGAGCGGCCCGACACGAGCGCGACCGTCGGGACCCGCGACTTCCTTCTGCCCGACCTGGGTGAGGGGTTGAGCGAGGCGGAGATCGTCGAGTGGCGGGTCGCGGTCGGCGACGTGGTCACTGTGGACCAGACCGTGGTCGAGGTGGAGACCGCCAAGGCCGTCGTCGACGTGCCCTGCCCGTACCCCGGTCGGGTCGTGGCGCTGCACGGCGCGGCCGGTGAGGTCCGTCCGGTCGGCCAGCCGCTGATCACCATCGCCGCGCTCGACGGCGAGGACGCCGCGGACCCGCACGCCACCTACCGCGAGGAGGAGCGGGCCGGCTCCGGCAACGTTCTGATCGGGTACGGCACCGGGCACGGCGGCCCGGGCCGCCGGCGTCGCCGGCCCCGCCTGTCGGTCGCCCCGGAGCCCCGCACGCCGGCCCCGGCGGACTCCGGCTCCGGTCCCGTATCGCCGGCCGGCTCGTCGGCGGTGACCGGCGTTTCGCCCGGCGCGTCGGCTCCGGACGGCTCGCCCGCACCGGCGGGCCGGGCCTCCGACCCGGCGCGGACCGGTGGCCCGGCCCCGGCGCCGCTGGTCATCTCGCCGATCGTGCGGCGGCTGGCGAAGGAACGCGGGGTCGACCTGGCGTCGCTGCGCGGCACCGGCCCCGGTGGCGTGATCCGCCGGTCGGACGTGGAGACGGCCCTGTCCGCCCCGGCGGCACGGCTGGCGGCGGTGCCGGACGCGCCGGACGCGCAGTTCGCCCCGACCGGCGACGGTGACGTGGTCGTCCCGCTGACCGGCATCCGCAAGGTCATCGCCGACAAGCTCTCCCGCAGCCGGCGGGAGATCCCCGAGGTGACCATCTGGGTGGACGTGGACGCCACCGGGCTGCTGGAGACGCGCACCGCGATCAACGCCGCGACCCCGGCCGCGCCGGTGAGCATCCTGGCCCTGCTGGCCCGGATCTGCCTCAGCGGCCTGCGGAAGTATCCGCAGCTCAACGCGCGTGTCGACACGGCGGGCGAGCGGATCGTGCAGTCCGCCGGGGTGCACCTGGGCATCGCCGCGCAGACCGACCGTGGCCTGGTCGTGCCGGTACTGCGCGACGCCCAGCGGCTCACCACCGCCGAGCTGGCCGGCGCGCTGGCCGAAACCACGGCGGCGGCCCGGGCCGGCACGCTGCCGCCCGCCCGGCTGACCGGCGGCACGTTCACGCTCAACAACTACGGCGTGTTCGGGGTGGACGGCTCCACCCCGATCATCAACCACCCGGAGGCGGCGCTGCTCGGCGTCGGGCGGATCGTGGACAAGCCCTGGGTCGTCGACGGTCAGCTCGCGGTCCGCAAGGTGACGCAGCTCAGCCTCACCTTCGACCACCGGGTCTGTGACGGCGGTGTGGCGGGTGGCTTCCTGCGCCACGTGGCCGACTGCGTCGAGCGGCCCGCTCTGCTGGTCGCCAACGTCTGA